Genomic window (Desulforapulum autotrophicum HRM2):
TAGCACCATTTTCAGTGACCCCGTCAAACAGGGCCGCCTGCTGGTCAACCCCTGTCATATGAAGGGCATGGGCACCCATGTGGACCACCTCCAGCATGTCGTGGGTGCCCATGGGATACCAGGGATCCATGACATCATCATGGCCGAGACTTACGTTTATGCCAGCATCAAGGAGTTCGGGAACCCGCATGAGTCCCCTTCTTTTGGGGTAGGTGTCATGGCGGCCCTGGAGATTCATGTTCACCAGGGGATTACAGATGCAGTTCAGCCGTGCCTCTGCCATCAGGGGTACAAGCTTTGACACATAGTAGTTGTCCATGGAGTGCATGCTGGTGAGGTGGGAGCCTGCCACCCTGCCCTGGAGCCCGAGGCGCTGGGTCTCAAAGCTGAGGCTTTCAATGTGGCGGGAAAGGGGATCATCTGATTCATCACAGTGCATGTCAACCATGCATCCGCGTTGTGCGGCAAGCTCGCACAACAGACGAACCGATTCTCTGCCCTCTGCCATGGTTCTTTCAAAATGGGGAATGCCGCCGACAACATCCACCCCCCGATCAAGAGCCCGGGTCAAAAGGGCCATGCCGTTTTTGGACCGAAGAACCCCATCCTGGGGAAAGGCAACCAGCTGAATATCCATGAAGGCCTTCATCTCCCGGCGCAGTTCAAGCAGGGCATCCACGGCCATGAGGGTGGGATCTGTGGTGTCCACATGGCTCCTGACAACAAGGTTGCCCTTTGCAATGGACCACATCAGTAGTTTTTTGGCCCTGGCCTTGACCGCTTCAAAGGTAAGCTCCGGCTTTAACTCCCCCCAGATCTTGATTCCTTCAAGCAGGGTTCCTGTCCGGTTCAACCGTGGCATGCCCATGGAAAGGGTAGCATCCAGGTGAATATGGCTCTCCACAAAGGGAGGGGTGACCAGATATCCACCGGCATCAATTGTATTCAGAAATTTTGATTGGATGACAGGGGCAATCTCAACTATTTTGCCGTCCCTGCAGCCGATTTGAACGGGTGTTTTACCTCCGTGGAGGTGTGCGTTTACCACCAGAAGATCAAGCATGATTATCGTTCTCCTTTTCGAAATGGGATGAGCAGGGCTTTGGGATAGGCTGCCTTTCTGGACATGATGATCAGGGCAACAATGGAACAGACATAGGGCAGCATCAGATAAAACTGGTAGGGGATGGCCATGCCGGCCTGTTGCTGAACCCGCATCTGGACGGCATCAAAGGCGGCAAAAAGAAGGCAGCCGGCAAGGGCCTTGTAGGGTTTCCAAGAGGAAAACACCACAAGGGCAATGCAGATCCAGCCCCGGCCGTTGACCATGCCGATATAATAGGCATCAAAAGC
Coding sequences:
- a CDS encoding amidohydrolase family protein — its product is MLDLLVVNAHLHGGKTPVQIGCRDGKIVEIAPVIQSKFLNTIDAGGYLVTPPFVESHIHLDATLSMGMPRLNRTGTLLEGIKIWGELKPELTFEAVKARAKKLLMWSIAKGNLVVRSHVDTTDPTLMAVDALLELRREMKAFMDIQLVAFPQDGVLRSKNGMALLTRALDRGVDVVGGIPHFERTMAEGRESVRLLCELAAQRGCMVDMHCDESDDPLSRHIESLSFETQRLGLQGRVAGSHLTSMHSMDNYYVSKLVPLMAEARLNCICNPLVNMNLQGRHDTYPKRRGLMRVPELLDAGINVSLGHDDVMDPWYPMGTHDMLEVVHMGAHALHMTGVDQQAALFDGVTENGAKTLNLENYGLKPGCNADMVILQARSKQEAIRLRPARLFVVRRGRVISRMPEAAATVNLGAGDMTVDFCL